CGAATTGGGCCGCGATCTCGCACATCTGGATCCATAGTGCATGGCGAAATCGCAGATGCGCACGTTCGTGTTCGATGACCGCATGCAATTCGGCATCGGACAGTACTTCGACGAGCCCCGTCGTAACGACGACGGCACCGCCACCCGATGGCACGGCAAAGGCGTCGGGCTCAGCGGAGTCGACGAGGACTGTTCCCCCTGGTGTGCGTGCTTCTGCTCCGAAGCGCGAGGCCATGGAAGAGCTGACTACAACCCGTCGAAAATGCCGTGACACCTCGATGAACCGCCAGAGAACCCACCCGAGGAGTGCAACACCCAGTACGACCATGAGGGGATTGGGCGAAGAAACCAGAACAGCAGACACTGCCACTAGCGAGGCAACAATCGAGAATGCGGTGACGACAGCGAGAATTGGAAACAGCACTATTGCAGTCGAAGGGGTGAATCGGTGATCGATGCGTTCGATGTTCATGCGAATCGCCAGCGAAACCACCCAGGGGAGCGCGGCAACGAACACGAGTAGAGTCACTGCCCGCGCTCATCCAGATCGCCTGCAGCAGGTGAGAGCAGACTGCGCAGCGTTGCCTCGTCCTCGGGGTCCAAGGCTGCGACGAAACTTGCCAGCACATCCGCACGCTTGTCCCGCTCACCGAGTTCGGTCCTCATACGCATCGCGGCACGAAGCGCGGGAATCTCGCCAACCGGCGCTGTGAGGGTGTAGACGAAGGATCGTCCTCGGCGTTCCCGCTCGACCAGACCTTTTCCATGGAGCCGAACCAGCGCCGTCATGACCGTGGTGTGGGCGAGTTCGGCGTCCAGATGTCCACGAGCCTCTGACACCGACAGCTCTCGATGCTCACCGAGTAACTGCACGATGGACTCTTCCAGCTGACCGGACGCTCGACGCACAGGTTTCACCTCAATCACTGATATACCTCGAGGATAGTGCACTACCGCGACACTGGACTGATGTGCCGGGGCGGTATGGGTTCGTCCGCGGTCGTGGCGTCGAGTCGGTGAAGCGCGTAGCCCCCGAGAGTTGCCATGGCCGCGGCGATGAGAGCGCCGGCGCAGACGTCGGTGAGCCAGTGGACTCCGAGATACATGCGTGTGCAGGCGACAACGACAGTGAGAGCGAGCGCGATACCGAGCAGCAGGGCGCGTACTGCCGTTGGGCGTCGCGCGCTGGCGATGAGCGCGATCATCATCAGTAGGGCTCCGCTGCCGGTGACGTGCCCTGATGGGAACGAGGGATCGGTTTCGATCATCAACTGCATCGACAGTGGTGGGCGGTCGCGGCCGACGATCAGTTTCAGTGCAGTGCACAGGATCGATGCTGCGGCTACCGTCGCAAGTAGCACCACCGCCGGGCCGTATCTCTTGGTTCTCCAGATCAGCGCCACCGCGACGAGGATGCCCAATGCTGCTGTTTCGGGTGGGCCACCTGCGGTGGTGATGGCGGTTGCCAGGTGATCGAGGGTGGAATTTCGGTGGTCGACGAACCATTGGGCGACGGGTGCATCGGCGCCGGTCAGAGCGCCTTTGCTGTGTACCGCGATGGCTAGGACCAGCACAGCGAAGGCGTAGCCCAGTGCGG
This region of Rhodococcus sp. PAMC28707 genomic DNA includes:
- a CDS encoding M56 family metallopeptidase, with product MTLLVFVAALPWVVSLAIRMNIERIDHRFTPSTAIVLFPILAVVTAFSIVASLVAVSAVLVSSPNPLMVVLGVALLGWVLWRFIEVSRHFRRVVVSSSMASRFGAEARTPGGTVLVDSAEPDAFAVPSGGGAVVVTTGLVEVLSDAELHAVIEHERAHLRFRHALWIQMCEIAAQFDPVLRPLVGGVRHAAERQADEYSATFGRNVTVSALARTALLRSHLERDAQSRKLASTGGDVVRRVRALTEPPPERQRYAVVVAGLVVIAACVSISIALFDVAQDVIVPEAGETPSSVFQ
- a CDS encoding phosphatase PAP2 family protein is translated as MLLSSSTSAVHSTVTEVFTEAASTDVEAAGLAIALALVVLGIVLRTRENGARAAIFSALGYAFAVLVLAIAVHSKGALTGADAPVAQWFVDHRNSTLDHLATAITTAGGPPETAALGILVAVALIWRTKRYGPAVVLLATVAAASILCTALKLIVGRDRPPLSMQLMIETDPSFPSGHVTGSGALLMMIALIASARRPTAVRALLLGIALALTVVVACTRMYLGVHWLTDVCAGALIAAAMATLGGYALHRLDATTADEPIPPRHISPVSR
- a CDS encoding BlaI/MecI/CopY family transcriptional regulator, whose amino-acid sequence is MIEVKPVRRASGQLEESIVQLLGEHRELSVSEARGHLDAELAHTTVMTALVRLHGKGLVERERRGRSFVYTLTAPVGEIPALRAAMRMRTELGERDKRADVLASFVAALDPEDEATLRSLLSPAAGDLDERGQ